From a region of the Acinetobacter calcoaceticus genome:
- a CDS encoding urea amidolyase associated protein UAAP2 → MTILQSFEKAVLNEVCPAGEAWMCEVKKGQYFRIIDLEGNQAVDTLFMSAENPTERYSAMDTLAINQHIYLEKGTKLYSNLGRPIAVIHDDNCGRHDTIGGACSCESNTVRYAHETYPMHSCRNNFMYALAKHPIAKKHGLNVRHIGPNINFFMNVPVTPDGQLKFDDGISAPGKYVEVRAEMDLIVLISNCPQLNNPCNAYNPTKIQLVVREAEGV, encoded by the coding sequence ATGACAATTTTACAATCATTTGAAAAAGCAGTTTTAAATGAAGTTTGTCCTGCGGGTGAAGCGTGGATGTGTGAGGTTAAAAAAGGCCAATATTTTCGAATTATTGATCTTGAGGGAAACCAAGCGGTCGATACTTTGTTTATGAGTGCCGAAAACCCGACTGAGCGTTATAGCGCAATGGATACTTTGGCGATCAACCAACACATTTATTTAGAAAAGGGTACGAAGCTCTACAGTAACTTGGGTCGCCCAATTGCGGTTATTCATGATGATAACTGCGGTCGCCATGACACCATTGGTGGTGCTTGTTCATGTGAAAGTAATACGGTTCGCTATGCACATGAAACGTATCCCATGCATAGTTGCCGTAACAATTTTATGTATGCCTTGGCAAAACACCCAATTGCAAAAAAGCATGGATTAAATGTTCGTCATATTGGTCCAAATATTAACTTTTTTATGAATGTGCCAGTAACGCCAGACGGTCAGCTTAAATTTGATGACGGAATTTCAGCACCAGGTAAATATGTAGAAGTACGGGCAGAAATGGATTTGATCGTTTTAATTTCTAATTGTCCGCAGCTGAACAACCCATGTAATGCCTATAACCCAACCAAAATTCAACTGGTTGTCCGTGAAGCGGAAGGGGTGTAA
- the uca gene encoding urea carboxylase codes for MFKKVLIANRGAIACRVIRTLKKLGIASVAVYSEADRDSLHVTLADEAFLIGPAPAHQSYLNIEKILEVAKQSGAEAIHPGYGFLSENAEFCDLCESQGIAFIGPTSSQMLDFGLKHTARELAIKSNVPLLPGSSLLADEAEALTEAARIGYPVMLKSTAGGGGIGMRLVWNETELKDAYQTVSYLAQVNFKDAGLYLEKFVQHARHIEVQIFGDGQGQVLALGERDCSVQRRNQKVIEETPAPHLNEQQRDYLQKVAIQLMQSVNYRSAGTVEFVMDTETQEFYFLEVNTRLQVEHGVTEQVFGVDLVEWMVTLASGDWSVPTEKLEPTGHSIQVRLYAEDPIKQFQPSAGLLTHVKFDPQARVETWVETGSTVSSFYDPMIAKIIVTAATREQAIQAMSASLANTQVAGIETNLEYLQNIIACDVFALGTQTTRFLNTFEWKTQKIEVLQAGIQTAIQDVTGRLGYWDVGVPPSGAIDPLSLTVANQLLANEPNTAGLECTLQGPTLKFHCDSQIVIVGGDMPSTLDGELVPMWQTINVQKGQILKCGIIRSGCRSYIGIKGGFDVPDYLGSQATFTLGQFGGHAGRNLLIGDMLPITEYSTHSTTTLAQAQIPSFTQNWEIAVMYGPHGAPDFFTKQDIDTFFANEFEIHYNSSRTGIRLIGPKPEWAREDGGEAGLHPSNIHDNAYAIGAIDFTGDMPIILGPDGPSLGGFVCPAVVIHSELWKIGQLKAGDKVKFVPVSYAQAKALDQKYHQSLTAADTTLIDFNPAIQAESDTLKDAVLATLQGEGDLPSITYRPAGNSYLLVEYGELVLDLNLRFRIHALMQWVKDQNIQGIIDLTPGIRSLQIHFDSIQLDQLELLQKLQQAEAELPDIQNMQVPSRTVYLPLAWEDSQTQLATERYTQIVRPDAPWCPDNVEFIRRINGLASKQAVKNVVYSANYLVMGLGDVYLGAPVATPLDPRQRLVTTKYNPARTWTPENAVGIGGAYMCVYGMEGPGGYQFVGRTTQMWSRYRKNADFEEGKPWLLRFFDQVKFYEVSETELLQMREDFKAGRLQLRIEDGVLNLKEYNEFLKTHQDSIQAFKDMQQANFEAERRRWHEAGLQEYISESLDAVDEGETVVIPEGGCAVESHMPGSIWKIECASGDIVEEGATLAVIEAMKIEIPIIAPERMKVETITIEKGQTVKTGQVLFTLAPVA; via the coding sequence ATGTTTAAAAAAGTTCTAATTGCTAACCGTGGTGCAATTGCCTGTCGCGTAATTCGTACCCTAAAAAAACTCGGCATCGCTTCGGTTGCAGTTTACTCCGAAGCCGATCGTGATTCTCTACATGTGACTTTGGCTGATGAAGCTTTCTTGATTGGTCCTGCGCCTGCTCATCAAAGCTATTTAAATATTGAAAAAATCCTTGAGGTTGCTAAACAGTCGGGGGCAGAAGCCATTCACCCCGGTTATGGTTTTTTGTCTGAAAATGCTGAGTTTTGTGATTTGTGTGAAAGCCAAGGCATTGCTTTTATTGGGCCAACTTCAAGCCAAATGCTCGATTTTGGTTTAAAACATACTGCACGTGAACTCGCAATTAAAAGCAACGTACCTTTACTTCCGGGTAGTTCACTACTTGCCGATGAAGCCGAGGCCTTGACCGAAGCGGCCCGTATTGGTTATCCGGTTATGCTTAAAAGTACGGCGGGTGGTGGTGGTATTGGCATGCGTCTGGTCTGGAATGAAACCGAATTAAAAGATGCTTATCAAACCGTTTCTTATTTAGCACAGGTCAATTTTAAAGATGCTGGTTTGTACCTAGAGAAATTTGTACAACATGCACGCCATATCGAAGTTCAAATATTTGGGGATGGGCAAGGGCAAGTTTTAGCCTTGGGTGAGCGTGATTGTTCAGTGCAACGCCGTAATCAGAAAGTCATTGAAGAAACACCCGCGCCTCACTTAAATGAACAGCAACGTGATTATCTTCAAAAAGTTGCTATTCAGCTGATGCAGTCGGTGAACTACCGCTCGGCAGGCACAGTTGAGTTTGTCATGGACACTGAAACCCAAGAATTTTATTTCTTAGAGGTCAACACGCGTTTACAAGTCGAACATGGCGTGACCGAGCAAGTGTTTGGTGTCGATTTAGTTGAGTGGATGGTCACTTTAGCAAGTGGCGACTGGTCAGTACCCACTGAAAAGTTAGAGCCAACAGGACATTCGATTCAGGTTCGTCTTTATGCCGAAGACCCGATTAAACAGTTCCAACCGAGTGCAGGCTTACTCACTCATGTTAAGTTTGACCCACAAGCGCGTGTTGAAACATGGGTAGAAACAGGGTCAACGGTGTCGTCTTTTTATGACCCGATGATTGCCAAAATCATTGTGACTGCTGCAACCCGAGAGCAAGCCATACAGGCAATGAGTGCTAGTCTTGCAAACACGCAAGTGGCAGGTATCGAAACCAATCTGGAATATTTACAAAATATTATTGCTTGCGATGTGTTTGCGCTTGGAACTCAAACCACTCGTTTTTTAAATACATTTGAATGGAAAACACAAAAAATTGAGGTGTTACAGGCTGGTATTCAAACCGCCATTCAAGACGTAACAGGCCGATTGGGTTATTGGGATGTTGGTGTACCACCATCAGGTGCCATCGATCCACTCAGTTTAACTGTGGCAAACCAGCTTTTAGCCAATGAACCAAATACAGCAGGGCTTGAATGCACCTTACAAGGTCCAACCTTAAAATTTCACTGCGACAGCCAAATTGTGATTGTAGGTGGTGATATGCCATCAACGCTTGATGGTGAGCTGGTGCCGATGTGGCAAACCATTAACGTTCAAAAAGGTCAGATTTTAAAATGTGGCATTATACGTTCAGGTTGCCGCAGCTATATTGGCATTAAAGGCGGTTTTGATGTTCCTGACTATTTAGGGTCACAGGCTACTTTTACTTTGGGTCAGTTTGGTGGGCACGCAGGCCGTAATCTATTAATTGGTGATATGTTACCGATTACTGAATATTCCACTCACTCGACCACGACTTTAGCTCAAGCACAAATTCCTAGCTTTACCCAAAACTGGGAAATTGCCGTGATGTATGGCCCACACGGCGCACCAGACTTTTTTACCAAACAAGATATTGATACGTTCTTTGCCAATGAGTTTGAAATTCACTATAACTCAAGCCGTACAGGCATTCGTTTAATTGGGCCAAAACCTGAGTGGGCACGTGAAGATGGGGGTGAGGCAGGCTTACATCCTTCCAATATTCACGACAACGCTTATGCGATTGGTGCGATTGATTTTACGGGCGATATGCCAATTATTTTGGGTCCCGATGGTCCGAGCTTAGGTGGCTTTGTATGTCCTGCGGTGGTGATTCATTCCGAGCTTTGGAAAATCGGGCAATTGAAAGCAGGCGATAAAGTCAAATTTGTGCCTGTAAGTTATGCGCAAGCAAAAGCACTGGACCAAAAATATCATCAAAGCTTAACCGCGGCTGATACAACGCTAATTGATTTTAATCCAGCCATTCAAGCAGAATCCGATACTCTAAAAGATGCAGTTTTGGCAACTTTGCAAGGTGAGGGCGACTTGCCAAGTATTACCTATCGACCAGCAGGAAATAGCTATTTGTTGGTGGAATATGGTGAGTTAGTACTCGACCTAAATTTACGCTTCCGTATTCATGCACTCATGCAATGGGTCAAAGATCAAAACATTCAGGGCATTATCGACTTAACACCGGGCATCCGTTCACTACAAATTCATTTTGATTCAATCCAGCTCGATCAACTTGAGCTTTTACAGAAACTTCAACAAGCAGAAGCCGAATTACCCGACATTCAAAATATGCAGGTGCCTTCACGGACTGTCTATTTACCTTTAGCTTGGGAAGATTCACAAACTCAGCTTGCCACCGAACGCTACACGCAAATTGTTCGTCCAGATGCGCCGTGGTGCCCAGATAACGTCGAGTTTATTCGTCGTATTAACGGCTTAGCTTCAAAGCAAGCGGTTAAAAATGTGGTCTATAGTGCGAACTATTTGGTGATGGGTTTAGGCGATGTGTATTTAGGCGCACCCGTTGCGACACCACTCGACCCACGCCAACGTTTAGTCACTACAAAATATAATCCAGCACGAACTTGGACACCTGAAAACGCCGTGGGTATCGGCGGTGCTTATATGTGTGTGTACGGTATGGAAGGGCCGGGTGGCTACCAGTTTGTTGGCCGTACCACTCAAATGTGGAGCCGTTACCGTAAAAATGCCGACTTCGAAGAGGGTAAGCCTTGGCTACTGCGCTTTTTTGACCAAGTTAAGTTTTATGAAGTCTCTGAAACAGAACTTCTGCAAATGCGTGAAGACTTTAAGGCGGGCCGTCTACAACTTCGCATTGAAGATGGTGTGCTCAATTTAAAAGAATACAACGAGTTTTTAAAAACACATCAAGATAGCATCCAAGCCTTTAAAGACATGCAACAAGCCAACTTTGAGGCTGAACGCCGCCGTTGGCATGAAGCCGGTTTGCAAGAATATATCTCTGAAAGCCTAGATGCTGTTGATGAAGGTGAAACCGTAGTTATTCCTGAAGGGGGCTGTGCAGTTGAGTCGCATATGCCAGGCTCAATCTGGAAAATCGAATGTGCATCGGGAGATATTGTTGAAGAAGGTGCAACTCTTGCGGTGATTGAGGCAATGAAAATTGAAATCCCGATTATTGCGCCTGAACGCATGAAAGTTGAAACCATTACCATTGAAAAAGGGCAAACTGTAAAAACGGGACAAGTGCTATTTACCTTGGCGCCTGTCGCTTAA
- a CDS encoding urea amidolyase associated protein UAAP1 codes for MNTVSYHNNQAIWTELLPGGHHWSGRIQKGTILRFKSLGAHANVSVFCVNAADVLERFNMPDTLKGQHTAYLKASNVLYSDLGRVMASIVHDDHGWNDALCGPSRPEQIQKQFGTCTFQDARNDMYQNGLDSLLIEMCKYGLASQDLSAAVNLFSKVAADESGALSYVNSDNTDQTIELRFEMDCLLFLSAAPHGLDTSQTYQPADIQLSLFKANSLTDSDICRDACSQNQRAFQNTARYYALSNI; via the coding sequence ATGAACACTGTAAGTTATCATAACAATCAGGCGATTTGGACCGAACTTTTACCCGGTGGACATCACTGGTCGGGCCGTATTCAAAAAGGAACAATTCTTAGATTTAAATCACTTGGCGCTCATGCAAACGTGTCCGTATTTTGTGTAAATGCTGCCGATGTGCTGGAACGTTTTAACATGCCCGACACTTTAAAAGGGCAACACACCGCCTATTTAAAAGCTTCCAATGTGCTGTATTCAGACCTTGGCCGTGTCATGGCTTCAATTGTTCATGACGATCATGGTTGGAACGATGCACTTTGTGGCCCAAGCCGACCAGAACAGATTCAAAAGCAATTTGGTACTTGTACATTTCAAGATGCCCGCAATGATATGTACCAAAACGGCTTAGATAGTTTACTCATTGAAATGTGTAAATACGGACTTGCCAGCCAAGACCTTAGTGCCGCGGTTAACCTGTTTTCTAAAGTTGCGGCAGATGAAAGCGGTGCTTTGTCTTATGTAAATTCAGATAACACCGATCAAACCATTGAGCTGCGTTTTGAAATGGACTGCCTGTTATTTTTATCTGCCGCGCCGCATGGTTTAGACACCAGCCAAACCTATCAACCTGCCGATATTCAACTCAGTTTATTTAAAGCCAATTCTCTAACAGACAGCGATATTTGTCGTGATGCGTGTTCGCAAAATCAGCGTGCGTTTCAAAACACAGCCCGCTACTACGCGCTTAGCAATATTTAA
- a CDS encoding winged helix-turn-helix transcriptional regulator, protein MANTENKCEISMNGKTYPCHISMAMDLVGGKWKCVILYYLKDGPKRFNEIKQLIPTITEMTLSLQLKQLEQSGLISRTIYGEKAPIKVVYEMTELGQTFKPVLESLSVWAHTMINPK, encoded by the coding sequence ATGGCAAATACTGAAAATAAATGTGAAATCAGCATGAATGGAAAAACTTATCCATGTCATATCAGTATGGCTATGGACTTGGTGGGTGGAAAATGGAAATGCGTGATTTTGTATTATCTAAAAGATGGACCGAAACGCTTTAATGAAATCAAGCAACTCATTCCTACAATTACTGAAATGACATTAAGTCTTCAACTTAAACAATTAGAGCAAAGTGGCTTAATCTCTAGAACTATATATGGTGAAAAAGCACCGATTAAAGTTGTCTATGAAATGACCGAATTGGGCCAGACTTTTAAGCCTGTTTTAGAGTCTTTATCGGTATGGGCGCATACGATGATCAATCCGAAATAA
- a CDS encoding ABC transporter ATP-binding protein: MNDSTFNAHEYFQKIYERPVILEAKQLSQVFKHGQSERTVLNKLDLKIHKREFICVIGPSGCGKSTLSRVIAGLDPYHSGEVLVDGECITGPCPERGMVFQGYTLFPWKTVKENVMFGPQMRGASQMTAEAQAREWINIIGLEKYENQYPHQLSGGMKQRVAIARALVNQPKILLMDEPFGALDPHTRQKMQKHLMDLWQNIDITIIFVTHDMDEAILLADRIVALKANPGEIKEIIEVNLPRPRSLDLMSTPEFKQLRSRVDYLVHAEEDELDPALQDLPKIPRMTQVSTEK, from the coding sequence ATGAATGATTCAACATTTAACGCGCATGAATACTTTCAAAAAATTTATGAACGTCCTGTTATTTTAGAAGCTAAACAACTGAGCCAAGTCTTTAAGCATGGACAAAGCGAACGCACTGTTTTAAATAAGCTCGATTTAAAAATTCATAAAAGAGAATTTATTTGTGTGATTGGCCCTTCCGGCTGTGGTAAATCGACCCTGAGCCGTGTCATTGCAGGTTTAGACCCATATCATAGTGGAGAAGTTTTAGTAGACGGCGAATGCATTACAGGCCCATGTCCTGAACGCGGTATGGTGTTTCAGGGCTATACCCTTTTCCCTTGGAAAACCGTAAAAGAAAATGTGATGTTTGGTCCGCAAATGCGAGGAGCCAGTCAAATGACAGCAGAGGCGCAAGCCCGTGAATGGATCAATATTATTGGTTTAGAAAAATATGAAAATCAGTATCCACATCAACTTTCTGGTGGCATGAAACAGCGCGTTGCAATTGCGAGAGCCTTGGTCAATCAACCTAAAATTTTACTGATGGATGAACCTTTTGGTGCGCTCGACCCTCACACTCGCCAAAAAATGCAAAAACACTTAATGGATTTATGGCAAAACATTGATATCACCATTATTTTTGTCACCCATGACATGGATGAAGCTATTTTACTTGCAGACCGAATTGTGGCACTCAAAGCCAACCCAGGCGAAATTAAGGAAATTATTGAAGTGAATTTACCGCGCCCACGTTCACTGGACTTAATGAGTACCCCTGAGTTTAAACAGCTCCGCTCACGGGTAGATTATCTGGTACACGCCGAAGAGGACGAGCTTGACCCAGCTTTGCAAGATTTACCAAAAATTCCGCGTATGACTCAAGTCAGTACAGAAAAATAA
- a CDS encoding ABC transporter substrate-binding protein: protein MIKKAFLSVSILSAVVLGGCDNTAKVPEAKQDAQAATNTKPITIGYSDWPGWVAWQVAIEKGWLKEAGLNVEFKWFDYSASLSAFSANQLDAVLVTNGDNLVTASGGTQGMMIMATDYSAGNDVIIAKEGINTIQDLKGKSIGVEKGLVDHLLLATALTDHNIKANDVKLVNSATNQLPQVFNSPDISAIAVWQPVAGQALKAVAGSKIIYTSKDKPGLIYDTLTVNMSHLTAHQEEWKKIIQVWDKTVKYINDPATHADAVKIMANRSGVDPKQYELMVSGTHLLDINANKKVFAKSDGFDSIYGSTYHVNKFNVENGIYKTEQNVDGLIYPTLIEQLK, encoded by the coding sequence ATGATTAAAAAAGCGTTTTTATCCGTATCTATTTTATCGGCAGTTGTATTGGGTGGGTGTGACAATACGGCTAAAGTCCCTGAGGCTAAACAAGACGCTCAGGCAGCCACAAATACAAAACCGATTACCATTGGCTATAGCGATTGGCCGGGCTGGGTGGCTTGGCAGGTGGCTATTGAAAAAGGTTGGTTAAAAGAAGCCGGCTTAAATGTAGAGTTTAAGTGGTTTGATTATTCGGCTTCACTTTCGGCTTTTTCAGCAAATCAGCTTGATGCCGTTTTGGTCACCAATGGCGATAACTTGGTAACAGCTTCGGGCGGCACTCAAGGCATGATGATCATGGCAACAGATTATTCTGCGGGTAATGATGTCATTATTGCAAAAGAGGGAATTAATACCATTCAAGACTTAAAAGGAAAATCAATCGGCGTTGAAAAAGGCTTGGTTGATCATCTTTTACTAGCAACAGCTTTAACCGACCATAACATTAAAGCCAATGACGTGAAGCTGGTAAACTCAGCAACCAACCAATTACCTCAAGTGTTCAATAGCCCAGATATTTCTGCGATTGCTGTTTGGCAACCTGTTGCAGGTCAAGCATTAAAAGCCGTAGCGGGTTCTAAAATTATCTATACCTCTAAAGACAAGCCGGGTTTAATTTATGACACTCTGACCGTCAACATGAGTCATTTAACTGCTCATCAAGAAGAATGGAAAAAAATCATTCAGGTGTGGGACAAAACAGTTAAATATATTAATGACCCTGCAACCCATGCCGATGCAGTTAAAATCATGGCAAACCGTTCAGGGGTTGACCCGAAACAATATGAGTTGATGGTTAGCGGGACGCATCTATTAGATATCAATGCCAATAAAAAGGTATTTGCTAAATCAGATGGTTTTGACTCGATTTATGGTTCGACTTATCACGTAAATAAATTTAATGTTGAAAATGGTATTTATAAAACTGAGCAAAATGTAGATGGGCTGATTTATCCGACACTCATAGAACAACTCAAATAA
- the atzF gene encoding allophanate hydrolase, with translation MLKNLWTIQDWKTAYENGQIHLKDLITYVAEIKNDDHAWIEVASNEQIQSQIDVLKDQNIADLPLYGVPFAVKDNIDVAGFHTTAACKEVQYLATQDAAVVAKLKKAGAIVVGKTNLDQFATGLVGVRSPYGAVKNSFNPEYISGGSSSGSSVVVANGIVPFSLGTDTAGSGRVPAGHNNIVGLKPTKGWFSTTGLIPACRTIDVISIFALHIDDAWTVASLMQGYDETDEYSRAHPANVPTQFSKRKIAIPAQLEFYGDLESEKAFLVAIERVKKLGYEVESIDFSAFNELAAALYNDAWVAERTVAVERMTTRDKAHPVIAQIIAQADRFKATDVLQAEYNRAVLARKINLALQPFDALMVPTAPTIYTIAEVEADPLTKNAHMGAYTNFVNFADLSALALPNVLRKDGLPSGVTFIAPAWHDQALTNFAQLWQTETLLSLGKSTQHYQKSINIQSSHSVQLAVVGAHLTGMPLNFQLTSRHATLLKKTQTAEAYKLFALKNTKPPKPGLQCDATGTSIEVEVWDVPFANFGAIVAEVPAPLGIGNLKLKDGTWVKGFICEAYAIHDATDISHFGGWRAYIQSLNQTAQSVVSKNVGEVSI, from the coding sequence GTGTTGAAAAATTTATGGACAATCCAAGACTGGAAAACAGCATATGAAAACGGGCAAATCCATCTTAAAGATCTGATTACCTATGTTGCAGAAATTAAAAATGATGACCATGCATGGATTGAAGTTGCATCGAATGAGCAGATCCAATCGCAAATTGATGTTTTAAAAGACCAGAATATTGCTGACCTACCTCTATACGGTGTGCCATTTGCAGTTAAAGACAACATTGATGTCGCTGGCTTTCACACGACTGCTGCCTGTAAAGAGGTTCAATATTTAGCGACACAAGATGCTGCTGTAGTTGCCAAGTTGAAAAAAGCAGGGGCGATTGTGGTGGGCAAAACCAACTTAGATCAGTTTGCGACTGGACTGGTCGGGGTTCGTTCTCCCTATGGTGCAGTAAAAAATAGTTTTAACCCTGAATATATCAGCGGTGGGTCAAGCTCAGGTTCATCCGTGGTAGTTGCCAACGGTATTGTGCCTTTTAGTTTGGGGACAGACACGGCGGGGTCAGGACGCGTTCCTGCGGGCCATAATAATATTGTAGGCCTGAAGCCCACGAAGGGCTGGTTTTCTACTACAGGTTTAATTCCTGCTTGTCGGACCATTGATGTCATTTCTATTTTTGCACTGCATATCGATGACGCTTGGACAGTTGCCAGTCTAATGCAGGGCTATGATGAAACAGATGAATATTCAAGAGCACATCCAGCCAATGTACCAACTCAGTTTTCTAAACGAAAAATTGCCATTCCTGCCCAGCTTGAGTTTTATGGTGATCTTGAATCTGAAAAAGCCTTTTTAGTTGCAATTGAACGTGTAAAAAAACTAGGTTATGAAGTTGAGAGTATTGATTTCAGCGCATTTAATGAGCTTGCTGCTGCACTTTATAATGATGCATGGGTAGCAGAAAGAACAGTCGCCGTTGAACGCATGACAACACGTGACAAAGCCCATCCGGTTATTGCCCAGATTATTGCGCAGGCAGATCGCTTCAAAGCAACAGATGTACTGCAAGCGGAATATAACCGTGCAGTACTGGCCCGAAAAATTAATTTGGCACTTCAGCCTTTTGATGCATTGATGGTTCCAACCGCACCAACCATTTACACCATTGCCGAAGTTGAAGCCGACCCGCTAACTAAAAACGCGCACATGGGGGCCTATACCAACTTTGTAAATTTTGCCGATCTTTCTGCACTGGCCTTACCAAATGTACTGCGTAAAGACGGTTTACCAAGTGGCGTAACTTTTATTGCACCTGCTTGGCACGATCAGGCACTGACCAATTTTGCCCAGCTCTGGCAAACCGAAACATTGCTGAGTTTAGGTAAATCAACTCAACATTATCAAAAAAGTATAAACATCCAATCGAGTCATTCAGTGCAGCTTGCTGTCGTCGGAGCGCACTTAACAGGCATGCCACTTAATTTTCAGCTGACTAGTCGCCATGCTACTTTGCTCAAGAAAACCCAGACAGCAGAAGCCTATAAACTCTTTGCCCTAAAAAATACCAAACCACCAAAACCGGGGCTGCAATGCGATGCGACAGGTACGTCAATTGAAGTTGAAGTGTGGGATGTTCCTTTTGCAAATTTCGGAGCCATTGTGGCTGAAGTGCCTGCACCACTTGGTATTGGCAACCTTAAATTAAAAGATGGAACATGGGTCAAAGGTTTTATCTGCGAAGCTTATGCCATTCATGATGCAACCGATATTAGCCATTTTGGAGGCTGGCGAGCCTATATACAGTCACTCAATCAAACCGCTCAAAGTGTTGTTAGTAAAAATGTTGGGGAAGTTTCTATATGA
- a CDS encoding CopG family ribbon-helix-helix protein — MAKQKLARISITVPETTLNALDQKIVEQNYESRSQAIVDMINKHLIAEQAQANEVMVGTLTLLYDASQMTLRNQLVDLQQQFLTQVISSLHIQLDQQKILQVMLMQGASSELRQISQQFIVLKGVIKGHLELMDAVMPPIQQND; from the coding sequence GTGGCAAAACAAAAGTTAGCTCGAATCAGTATTACCGTACCTGAAACGACACTCAACGCACTCGATCAGAAAATTGTCGAGCAGAACTACGAAAGTCGTTCGCAAGCCATTGTTGACATGATTAATAAACACCTGATTGCGGAGCAGGCACAGGCCAATGAAGTTATGGTGGGCACATTGACGCTGCTTTATGACGCTAGCCAAATGACCTTGCGCAATCAATTGGTTGATTTACAACAGCAGTTTTTAACACAAGTAATTAGTTCACTTCATATCCAGCTCGACCAACAAAAGATATTGCAAGTCATGTTAATGCAGGGGGCGAGTTCTGAACTCAGACAAATTAGCCAGCAATTTATTGTGCTTAAAGGGGTGATCAAAGGGCATTTAGAACTGATGGATGCCGTGATGCCGCCTATACAGCAAAATGACTAA
- a CDS encoding NAD(P)H-dependent oxidoreductase — protein MALLILAHPYYAQSIANKTIVNELIKTYPDLEVRDIFQLYPDYQIDVNAEQEALLRHDTIILQYPMFWFNMPAILKLWFDEVFTYQFAYGSQGDKLKDKKVIISMTVGQKEADMVNDRENLADSFLKAVQYSIQYTQMQLSATYLLYDVSPLSGNSESKIELKAVEHGHKVLKHLTEA, from the coding sequence ATGGCTTTACTTATTTTGGCCCATCCCTACTACGCTCAATCGATTGCAAATAAAACGATTGTGAATGAACTTATAAAAACCTATCCAGACCTCGAAGTACGAGATATTTTCCAGCTTTATCCGGACTATCAAATTGATGTGAATGCTGAACAAGAGGCCTTGTTACGCCACGACACCATCATTCTGCAATACCCAATGTTCTGGTTTAATATGCCGGCAATTTTGAAGTTATGGTTTGATGAAGTTTTTACTTATCAATTTGCTTATGGCTCTCAGGGCGATAAATTAAAAGACAAAAAAGTCATTATTAGTATGACAGTCGGGCAAAAAGAAGCCGACATGGTGAATGACCGAGAAAACTTAGCAGATAGCTTTTTAAAAGCAGTTCAATATTCAATTCAATATACGCAAATGCAGTTAAGTGCCACTTACTTACTTTATGACGTATCACCTTTATCGGGTAATTCAGAGTCTAAAATTGAGTTAAAAGCAGTTGAACATGGTCATAAAGTATTAAAGCATTTGACCGAAGCATAA